In Candidatus Thermodiscus eudorianus, a single genomic region encodes these proteins:
- a CDS encoding cysteine desulfurase translates to MLDCSSIKKDFPELSTGLIYLDNAASTLKPYNVLEAMREFAGKKYANVHRGVYTEAVEATREYEEAHRVVARFIGAREGEVVFVPQGTTRAIQLAALLIHYNAGLSGGDEIIVPGDAHNSNLLPWRQLSRLTGARLKIVPVDREGVPRWDELGGLITRNTKVVAVTHVSNVTGYESPVRDISGIAHEHGALVVVDGAQSTPHMPIDVRGLGADFFAFSGHKMLGPTGIGVLWIRGDLAAEWEPPLGGGGTIKDVIQVDGEVRVLWDDPPWRFEPGTPPIIESIGLAKAIEYLEGLGMENVAEHERRLVEKTLRGLEGIDKVSVIGPSDPARRKGIVTLAVEGVNPDLVGLGLGQRRIAVRTGTHCANMLYHSLGFHEGGVRASFYIYNCPSDVDVFIEELSRLIG, encoded by the coding sequence TTGCTCGACTGTAGCTCCATTAAGAAGGACTTCCCCGAGCTCTCAACAGGCCTCATATACCTCGACAACGCCGCCTCAACCCTAAAACCATACAACGTCCTAGAGGCTATGAGAGAGTTCGCCGGCAAGAAGTACGCCAACGTGCACAGGGGAGTATATACTGAGGCCGTCGAGGCCACACGCGAGTACGAGGAGGCCCATAGGGTGGTTGCCCGCTTCATAGGAGCCCGGGAGGGCGAGGTCGTCTTCGTACCCCAGGGGACCACCCGTGCAATACAACTGGCCGCCCTCCTCATACACTACAACGCTGGCCTCTCGGGCGGCGACGAGATAATAGTGCCGGGCGACGCGCACAACTCCAACCTACTCCCCTGGAGGCAGCTGTCGAGGCTCACGGGGGCCAGGCTCAAGATAGTCCCCGTGGACCGAGAGGGGGTCCCGCGCTGGGACGAGCTGGGCGGACTCATAACGAGGAACACCAAGGTCGTAGCAGTTACACACGTCTCAAACGTCACAGGATACGAGAGCCCCGTCAGGGATATATCGGGGATCGCCCACGAGCACGGCGCTCTCGTGGTGGTCGACGGAGCCCAGAGCACGCCCCACATGCCAATAGACGTCAGGGGCCTGGGTGCAGACTTCTTCGCCTTCTCAGGCCACAAGATGCTCGGGCCGACGGGCATAGGAGTGCTGTGGATTAGGGGTGACCTGGCGGCTGAGTGGGAGCCGCCGCTCGGCGGCGGAGGCACTATCAAGGACGTGATACAGGTCGACGGCGAGGTTAGGGTCCTCTGGGACGACCCGCCGTGGAGGTTTGAGCCCGGCACGCCCCCAATCATTGAATCCATAGGCTTAGCCAAGGCTATCGAGTACCTGGAGGGGTTGGGCATGGAGAACGTTGCAGAGCATGAGAGGAGGCTCGTGGAGAAGACTCTAAGGGGACTAGAGGGTATCGATAAGGTCTCGGTAATTGGCCCCAGCGACCCGGCCAGGAGGAAGGGGATCGTCACTCTAGCCGTGGAAGGCGTGAACCCGGATCTAGTGGGCCTGGGCCTCGGCCAGCGTAGGATCGCGGTTAGGACCGGGACCCACTGCGCTAACATGCTCTACCACAGCCTGGGCTTCCACGAGGGGGGTGTTAGGGCTAGCTTCTACATCTACAACTGCCCTAGCGATGTAGACGTCTTCATAGAGGAGCTCTCCAGGCTCATAGGCTAG
- the cadA gene encoding cadmium-translocating P-type ATPase codes for MKPKIALYTGISLLSLAGGLLYITGLGKVAGYVLALLSIVLLARFLAKLVASREFTVDLLMAVVGIVTLYYGLLVEGLIILLLYGIAETMEEFIEARAEKEIEAIASHVRDKVLKEYAGKAIEVDVRRVEPGDVIIVRVGEAVPLDGEALGDGVIDASLVTGEPLPVEVKPGDLVLSGSLVVEGPLRLRVLKRFEESHLARLVRLAREAVETKPRVTRVIERLTPLLTLLVLGLFAPVLYLYGPVKALPIILVGCPSAFIISSAFLASYSIARLARHGILVRNAGVLEAMSDVTAVVLDKTGTLTELRVDPERVEPPPGYGKMEFLGIVGSYAKYSRHPVSRALHGYSMDESLSVREVRGVGLVGSSGGLQVEIRGGRLEECGKLLEAVVNGASGYICLREELRHGARELVSFLKSRGVRVVMASGDDPGNVARVARMLGIEEYYGGMKPEDKARLVGELQGEGYRVAFVGDGVNDSVALARADVGVAVGELDVARKVADVSVRGTPSQLLELFMYGMRLKPSIMAAFYSAGLLKLLVGSLGIAGLIGLPVVAFLGDDGSTFTGLGVGLYRLGWGSRGR; via the coding sequence TTGAAGCCGAAGATAGCGCTATACACGGGCATATCACTGTTGAGCCTGGCCGGCGGGCTACTCTACATTACTGGGCTAGGCAAGGTAGCCGGGTATGTTCTAGCGCTGCTCTCTATAGTCCTGCTGGCCAGGTTCCTTGCGAAGCTGGTGGCGAGTAGGGAGTTCACTGTAGACCTACTCATGGCTGTAGTCGGCATAGTAACGCTCTACTACGGCCTCCTAGTCGAGGGGCTAATCATACTCCTACTCTACGGGATAGCTGAGACAATGGAGGAGTTCATAGAGGCGAGGGCCGAGAAGGAGATTGAAGCCATTGCATCCCATGTAAGGGACAAGGTCCTAAAGGAATACGCGGGCAAGGCCATAGAGGTAGACGTTAGAAGGGTCGAGCCGGGCGACGTTATAATTGTGAGGGTCGGCGAGGCCGTCCCGCTGGATGGAGAGGCCCTGGGGGATGGGGTTATAGATGCGTCCCTAGTCACCGGAGAGCCCCTGCCAGTCGAGGTCAAGCCCGGTGACCTTGTGCTGAGCGGTAGCTTGGTCGTAGAGGGACCCCTCCGGCTGAGGGTCCTTAAGAGATTCGAGGAGTCCCACTTGGCGAGGCTGGTTAGGCTCGCCAGGGAGGCTGTGGAGACGAAGCCCCGGGTTACGAGGGTTATAGAGAGGCTCACTCCCCTGCTCACGCTGCTAGTCCTTGGCCTCTTCGCGCCAGTGCTATACCTGTATGGGCCCGTGAAGGCGCTGCCCATAATACTCGTGGGGTGTCCGAGCGCCTTCATAATATCATCGGCCTTCCTCGCGTCATACTCCATCGCCCGGCTCGCGAGACACGGGATACTCGTTAGGAACGCTGGCGTCCTCGAAGCCATGAGTGATGTAACGGCGGTTGTATTGGATAAGACGGGGACCCTCACGGAGCTGAGGGTGGACCCGGAGCGGGTCGAGCCGCCGCCAGGTTATGGTAAGATGGAGTTCCTCGGCATAGTGGGCAGCTACGCCAAGTATAGCAGGCACCCGGTCTCCCGCGCGCTCCACGGGTACTCCATGGACGAGTCCCTGAGTGTCAGGGAGGTTAGGGGCGTGGGCCTAGTCGGGTCCTCGGGCGGCCTCCAGGTGGAGATTAGGGGCGGGCGCCTGGAGGAGTGTGGTAAGCTCCTGGAGGCCGTCGTCAATGGGGCTAGCGGCTATATCTGCCTCCGGGAGGAGCTTAGGCATGGAGCCAGGGAGCTTGTGTCGTTCCTGAAGTCCCGTGGGGTCAGGGTGGTGATGGCTAGTGGTGATGACCCGGGTAATGTTGCCCGTGTGGCTAGGATGCTTGGCATCGAGGAGTATTATGGCGGTATGAAGCCGGAGGATAAGGCTAGGCTTGTCGGGGAGCTGCAGGGGGAGGGTTATAGGGTTGCCTTTGTGGGTGATGGTGTTAACGACTCGGTGGCCCTTGCTAGGGCTGACGTTGGGGTTGCTGTGGGGGAGCTTGATGTAGCCCGTAAGGTTGCCGATGTATCGGTTAGAGGGACCCCTAGCCAGCTCCTAGAGTTGTTCATGTATGGGATGAGGCTGAAGCCTTCTATCATGGCGGCGTTCTACTCGGCTGGGCTTTTGAAGCTGCTGGTCGGGTCTCTGGG